A genomic window from Cutibacterium acnes includes:
- a CDS encoding SAF domain-containing protein — protein sequence MVARHRRGLAALLAALAVLLVASPGMAASSSGREVIVAAHAIEGGRVIQRSDLHTVRIDPGVLPHETATLAQVEGRQASIRITEGTILTSSAVLSGSAVGSGKALVGIHLADSSMVGMLQVGQRVSVVSPSEDGTPHVLTRGAIIRSLPTSGGGLIQGSPSTELVVVSTGSADAAAIAVAGQGQPLGLVVE from the coding sequence ATGGTGGCCCGTCACCGACGCGGGTTAGCCGCGCTTCTCGCGGCCCTCGCAGTGCTTCTAGTAGCATCCCCAGGAATGGCAGCCTCGTCATCTGGACGTGAGGTCATCGTCGCCGCGCACGCCATTGAGGGCGGTCGCGTCATCCAACGCTCTGACCTTCACACCGTCCGGATCGATCCTGGTGTTCTCCCCCACGAAACGGCCACTCTTGCGCAAGTGGAAGGCCGCCAAGCATCGATACGGATCACCGAGGGAACGATTTTGACGTCCTCAGCGGTCCTCTCCGGGTCCGCCGTAGGGTCTGGAAAAGCACTCGTCGGCATTCACTTGGCCGACTCATCAATGGTCGGAATGTTGCAGGTAGGCCAGCGGGTATCCGTTGTCTCTCCTAGCGAGGACGGAACTCCGCACGTCCTGACGCGCGGCGCCATCATTCGGAGCCTGCCTACCAGCGGGGGCGGACTCATCCAAGGCTCTCCGTCAACGGAGCTCGTCGTTGTGTCCACCGGGTCGGCCGATGCCGCAGCAATCGCGGTAGCTGGCCAGGGACAGCCTTTAGGATTGGTGGTGGAGTGA